CAAACCCAATGCAAACTTCTGGAAATGTTCACTATTTATTACAAAATCCAACAGAATTATCTATTGTAATTTTAAATAGTAACGGACAAAAGGTGAAAGATGTGCTAATTAATAAAAAGCAAGAAATAGGAATCTACAATGTAAGTTTTGATGCGGAATCATTAGCAGCAGGAAATTACTTTTTAAGGGTAAAAGTTGGAAGTAAAACTATTACAAAACAATTTATCGTGAAGTAAACTTGTAGTTTCATTATAAAGAAAAAAGCATCCTTAATTAGGATGCTTTTTTTGTTTATCTTTTTTTATTGCCTGGTATATTTAAGTAGTTTTGCACTCCTATCGCCTAAATAATCTAAATACATAACTGTTTCACTTATTCCATTTATATCATATTCAGAGGAATCTTTTGAGTCATTTACATTGGTTTTTTTTAAGTAAGAAAAAGTTACTCCATTTGCAGCTGTAGACTCTCTAATACTATAATCATAAGTTTTATATAGGTTTCCTTCTACATAATCATATAATTTACCATCTTGTGTAAATACTAATTTACAATTTGAACACCCTTCAGGAATCCATGTTCCAATAATTAGTTCTTTATCTCCTTGTGTAGTTTGTTGTATTGTAAAGCTTACTAAACTAAATACTAATACGATAAGAAAGGTTATTTTTAAATGTTTCATGATTTTTAAATTTATTTACAGTCAATATTTGTTTTTGCTTTATTATATAATTCTTTTCTATCCTCAAGTCCATTATATCCTCCATTTACTTTATTTGTTACCATCGTAACAGTTGTTGTACCATCAATTTTCAGTTCGTCTATCACTTTATTTTTAAAAAACCAAAGAGCACTAATTACAGCGATTTTCATATCTGTTTTTAGGATGTCGGGATTATTTACTAAATCTTTAGTTGAGTCATACTCTTCTTGATAAAAAGTATTAAACTCTTTATAATTTGATTTTCCTGTTAATTGTATAATGCCTCTGCCTCTATATTTGTAACCATCTCCAGCTGATGTGTTTCCTAATTTATAAGCTTCATCTCTGTTAGCATCATCATATACATGATTTGCAAATTTTTCTACATTAACATATAAAGAAGTTGAAGAACGTTTATAATCATTTGGGTCTTCCTTATTTGGATCTTTATCTCCATCAGTGTGCAAATTAAAATATTTTCTCCAATAATCTTTTGCAAGTTTTTTCCATTGATAATTTAAGTTTTCTTCAAAAGCTTTCATCCTTTTACTTTCATGTCCTGCTTGAGCTAAAAAATGTCGTAATTTTTCTTTATTATCAATACCAAATTCTCTTCCATAGGTGTTAATGTGATTTGCTATTTTTTCTAAATTACTATCGGTTGCATCTGGAAATATTTTTTTAAGGTCTTTTTTTGTTGTATCACAATCATCCACACAGTTACCATTGCTATCTTCTTTTTTTCCATCAGGGCAATTACACTTTTTTGTCACAGGATCATAGATTTTTCCACCTTTACAGATAGATTCACATTTCCCCGTTGATGGGTTTTTAATAAAACCGTCTGGGCATCTATTATTTTCATCTGGATCAATAGGAGTTGAAACTAAAGTTTCTGAATTATTATCATTATCATTTCCAGATGAATTAGCAATATCTGAAGTGTTTCCACCACCACCTGTTGATCCGGTTGGATTGCCTGGGTCTGTTGAGTCATGACTTGGTCCATTAGGTGTATTATAGGTTCCACCAGTACAATGAGAAAAATCTATTATATAACCTAATAATTCACTTCCACTGCAATAAGAACCATCAAGTTGGATCGCAGGTCCATGTCCATCGGCATTACCTTGAGAATCACATTTTTTGTATTCTGGAATCCAAATACCTTCACATGGGTCAGAAGTGTCTATACCACCTCCACCATCATCAGTTGGAGCCCAATCTAAAGCATTTCCTCTTGATTGTAGAGGGATATCTTCTAAATCTAAATTTTCTTCTGCAATTTCAAAAGAGAAAGAACTCCCTTTACCTTGAGTTGAGTTATGTTTTGTGTCAGAATAACTTATAAGAAAATATGTAAAAGTTCCATTAGATTTGCGAACTACAAAATTTTCAAAATCAGATTTTTTGAATAAGTTTCTTTCTAGTTCAAAAGTCCATGTCATAGTGTTGTTTTTCTCGATTTTAATGACTTGAGTCTTTAGGATTGAGAGTTTAACTTTCTTATAATCGTTATTCTTGTTGAGGCTTTTTAGTGCTTGCTTGTTAATTATAAGATCGTCAGAATGCTTTTCTATAAGTTTTATATTATGACCAAAGTCATAATCACTTACTAGTTCTGAATAACTAATCTTCTGAAAAGGATTCTTATATTCTTCATGATTAGTATGTTCGTTGGTAGTTAGTTTGTCATAATCATCATTATTACAATTCCAAAGTGATATAGAAATCCCCAAGGATAATACAATTTTGAGTAGGTTTGTTGAACCTCTTAATTTAAATTTCATAAGCAATTTATTTTATTAGTTATTCTGATGTTAGGTAAATTGAAAAACGTTACCCAATATTTTGAATAAATTTTAAATTAAATTGAAAAGAGCATTTATTAGAATGAATTTTGAATAGTGTTAATCAACGATTGCAAAACGGGATTCCTATTATGTTCATCCCAAACTACAGACAATGTTGTATGTTGGTTGATGTTATCCAATTCAATAAATTGAACATTCATATTATATCCTAATTGTAAAGATTTCGGAACAATAGATAATCCAAAACCGTTTTCCACTAATTTGTATATCGAAGCAGCATGTATTGTATTATGCGAAACAATTGGAGTAAATCCACTATCAGTAAAAATTTGCATCACTTTTTCATAATAAGAAGGACTGTAAGAAGGATCAAAGAGAATAAAAGATTCATTTTTTAATTCTTGTAAACTTTTAAAATTTTTAGAATTAATTTGATGATTTTTGGGTAAAACCAAACAAAAGTTTTCTTTTATAATAGGTTGAATAGTCAATCCTCTAGGCACAGTGTCTAATCTCACAAAACCAATATCTATTTTTTGATGCAATAAATTATCAATTTGTTTTTGGTTGTCCATTTCTGTTAAACCAAACTGAACATCGGGATGTTTTTCTTTGAATTTTACTAAGACGTTTGGAATAATTTCTTGCATGGCAGAACCTACATAACCAAATTCCAATTTTCCTTGTTTTCCATCATGAATAAGCTTTGCATGATTAATGATGTTATCTAAATTTTTCAAATTCCTAGTAAGTTCTGACTTTAAATACCTTCCAGAAGGAGTCAAAACAACCTTTCTATTATGTCGTTCAAATAATTGAATACCTAAATCATCTTCCATTTGTTTAATCTGTCTACTTAGTCCAGGTTGAGATATAAACAATCGATCAGCGGCTTTTCTAAAGTGTAATTCTTCAGCTACAGCCAAAAAGTATTTAAGATGTCTTAACTCTAATTGATAACTCATAATTATTAAATATTGATAAAAATGATATTATTAAGCATCAAAAATAAAGGTAATTTTGTATAAAACGAACTAGAAACATGTTTAAATACGGAATAGATCACCTAACAGTAGATAAAGTTTTAGCTATTGCAAATAATGATTTGAAAGCAGAAATTACTGATGAAGCTAAAAAGAAAGTGAATGAGTGTAGAAAAAAGGTTGAAACCATGGCAAATTCTGATGCTGCAGTTTATGGAATAAATACAGGATTCGGACCCTTATGTGATGTACAAATTACACCTGAAGAAACAAGTAAACTTCAAGAGAATTTATTGATTACACATGCTGTTGGTGTGGGTGAACCTATTGATAAGTTATTATCCAAAATCATGATGATTTGTAAAGTACATGCATTGTGTCAAGGGTTTTCAGGTGTGCGTTTAGAAATGATCAATCGGATTATTTATTTCATAGAAAATAACATTTTACCGGTAGTTCCAGAACAAGGTTCAGTTGGTGCTTCTGGAGATTTAGCTCCCTTATCGCATTTATTTTTACCATTGTTAGGAGAAGGAGAATTTTGGGTTGAGGATCAGATTTTGCCTGCAAAAGAAGTTTTAGCGAATCATAATTTAAAGCCTTTAACTTTGATGGCTAAAGAAGGGTTAGGATTAATTAATGGAACCCAGTTCATTTTATCGCATGCAATTATTGGGTTAAAAAAGATGGAGTATCTTTTAGATTTAGCTGATGTTGCAGGAACTATGAGTTTGGAAGGATTCCAAGGAAGTGCTTCACCTTTTAGAGCAGAGCTTCATGCTATTCGTCCTTTTGAAGGAAACATCAAAGTAGCTGAGCGTATTCGAATGTTATTAAAAGATTCTCAAAATGTTGAAAATCATTTAGAATGTGATCGTGTGCAAGATCCATATTCTATTCGTTGTATGCCTCAGGTTCATGGTGCATCAAGAAATGCATTCAATCATTTAAATGATTTAGCTCAAATAGAAATGAATTCGGTCACAGATAACCCAATAGTACTGAGTGAAACAGAAGCAATTTCTGGAGGAAACTTTCATGGTCAGCCTTTAGCAATGGTTTTAGATTATGCTTCTATTGCTGCTGCTGAATTGGGTAATATTTCAGATAGAAGAAGTTATTTGTTACTGGAAGGAAAATACGGTTTGCCGAGATTGTTAACAGAAGCGGGAGGTTTGAACTCTGGATTTATGATTCCTCAATATACTACAGCAGCTTTGGTAACAGAGAACAAGTCTCTTTGTTTTCCGCCTTCGGCTGATAGTGTTCCAACTTCATTAGGACAAGAAGATCATGTTTCAATGGGAAGTATTTCAGGAAGAAAATTCAATCAGATTCTAGGTAATCTAGAGAAAATATTAGCTATAGAATTAATGTATGCTGCACAAGCAATGGAATTCAGAAGACCAAATACATTTTCAGAAATTATAGAAAGTAATTTCAAATTAATTAGAAGTAAAGTTGCTAAGTTAGAGGAGGATCGAGTGTTAAAAGATGATATTAACGCAATGATCAGTTTAGTAAGAGGAAAAGAGTTTATTGTAGTATAAAAAGTAAGTATATCATGACATTTAAAGAACAGATTAAACAAGGAATACCAAGTGTTTTACCATCAAAAAAAGAGTATGATACAACGATTAATCATGCTCCAAAAAGAAAAGAAATACTTACAAAAGAAGAAAAGCAATTAGCATTGAAAAATGCCTTGCGCTATTTCGATAAAAAACATCACGAAGAATTATTACCAGAGTTTTCTGAGGAATTGGAAAAGTATGGTAGAATTTATATGTATCGATTCCGTCCTGATTACAAAATGAAAGCAAGAGCTATTGAAGAGTATCCGGGAAAATCTACGCAAGCAAAATCTATTATGCTGATGATTCAGAATAACCTAGATTATGCAGTTGCACAACATCCTCATGAATTAATTACTTACGGTGGTAATGGTGGGGTTTTTCAAAATTGGGCTCAATATCTATTAACAATGCAATACTTATCTGAAATGACAGATGAGCAAACATTAGTCATGTATTCTGGTCATCCAATGGGATTATTTCCATCTAATAAAAATGCTCCTAGAGTTGTAGTTACAAATGGTATGATGATTCCTAATTATTCTCAACCAGACGATTGGGAAAAGTTTAATGCATTAGGTGTTACTCAATACGGACAAATGACGGCGGGAAGTTACATGTACATTGGTCCACAAGGAATTGTTCATGGAACAACAATTACAGTCTTAAATGGATTTAGGAAAATAGGTAAATCACCAAAAGGAAATGTGTTCGTTACAGCTGGTTTAGGAGGAATGAGTGGAGCACAACCTAAAGCAGGAAATATTGCTGGGTGTATTACGGTTTGTGCAGAAGTAAATGAAAAAGCTGTTCATACGCGTCATTCTCAAGGATGGGTTGATGAAGTGATTTCTGATGCAGATCTTTTAGTTGAAAGAGTTCAAAAAGCTAAAGAAAATAAAGAAGTAGTTTCAATCGCTTATTTAGGAAATGTTGTAGAGGTTTGGGAAAAGTTTGATGAAGCAAATGTTTACGTTGATTTAGGTTCAGATCAAACTTCTTTACATAATCCTTGGGCAGGAGGTTATTACCCAGTTGGATTATCATTAGAAGAGGCTAATGATATGATGGCAAATAATCCAGAAGAGTTCAAAGTGAAAGTTCAAGAATCTCTTCGTAGGCAAGCAGAAGCAATTAACAAACATACTGCAAAAGGAACTTATTTCTTTGATTACGGAAATGCCTTTTTATTAGAGTCGAGTAGAGCAGGAGCAGAGGTGATGAATGAAAATCCAACATTAGGAAGGGAGTTTAAGTATCCGAGTTATGTTCAAGATATTATGGGACCAATGTGTTTCGATTATGGATTTGGTCCATTCCGTTGGGTTTGTGCTTCAGGAAAACCTAAAGATTTAGCAAAAACTGATCAAATTGCGTGTGAAGTTCTAGAGGAAATCATGAAAGATTCTCCAAAAGAAATTCAGCAACAAATGGCCGATAACATTCAATGGATTAAAGGTGCGCAAGAGAATAAATTGGTTGTAGGTTCTCAAGCAAGAATTTTATATGCTGATGCAGAAGGAAGAATTAAAATAGCCAAAGCATTTAATAAGGCAATTAAGAAAGGAAAAATTGGTCCGGTTGTTTTAGGTAGAGATCACCATGATGTTTCTGGAACAGATTCTCCATACAGAGAAACTTCTAACATTTATGACGGTTCCAGATTTACCGCAGATATGGCTATTCATAATGTAATTGGAGATAGTTTTAGAGGTGCAACTTGGGTATCAATCCACAATGGAGGTGGAGTTGGTTGGGGAGAAGTTATTAACGGAGGATTTGGCATGCTTCTTGATGGAACTAAAGGAGCGTCAAAGCGTTTAAAATCAATGCTTTTTTGGGATGTAAATAACGGAATCGCTAGAAGAAGTTGGGCTCGAAACGAAGAAGCTGTTTTTGCAATTAAACGTGCTATGCAGGCAGAGAATAAACTTAAAGTTACTTTGCCTAACTTAGTAGACGATTCTTTGTTTAACAACTTTTAAAACTCAATGATCATGAAGTATGTAAAATTTTTACCTTTTTTAGTATTCTTAATTACTTCTTGTAGCTCAGTTAGAGTAGCGACAGATTATGATACGAAAGCAAATTTCAATCAATATCAAACTTTTGCTTTTTATAAACCTGGAATTGATAAAGCTCCAATTTCTGATTTGGATAAAAAAAGAATAATGAGAGCGATTGAAGCTGAATTATTAGCTAAAGGAATGCAAAAGTCATCTACACCAGATGTATTAGTAAGTCTTTTTACTAAATCTAGAGAAAGAATTAATGTTAATGATAACTGGGGCTGGGGCTTCGGTTGGGGTTGGAACCCTTGGATGTGGGGAGGAGCAGGTCGATTAAATGTGAATCAATATACAGAAGGAACTTTGTTTATTGATATAATTGATGCCAGTAAGAAAGAATTAATTTGGCAAGGAATAGGATCTGGAGCGTTAGCTTTCAGAAATATTGAAAAGAGAGAAGCTAGAATTAAAGAGTTTGTCAAAGAAATCCTTGAGAAATATCCTCCAGGTTCAGATAAAAAATAAATATACTTTATAAAGTAAATGAAATAAAAACGCAAGATGTACATCTTGCGTTTTTTATTAAATGAAATATCAACTTTTTCTTCGGTTTAATCCTGATACATTTTGATAACACTAACAGTGTTTCCAATATAATTTGATACGAAAGCGTAATTTCCATCTGGACTTATAGAAATAGATCCAGGAGCTTGTCCCACATTAATTGTTATTGGATGTAATTTGTTCGATTTAAGGTCAATTACATTTACAGTCCCTTGTCCAGCAGTTAAGCCTGTGAAATTTGGAGCTCCGCTTCTATATAGAGTGTTGTAATTAGAAACAAGTCCAAACCTTCCATCTTTGGATAATGCAAATCCTGAAGGTTGAATTCCTCCTGTAGAAATTTCAGTTACACTATTATCTTCAAGACTTAAAACACTTACTGTAGTTCCATATGGTGCAAAATTATTACTACCAAAGTTTGTGATATATGCGTTTTTTCCTTCAGTATCAATTTCAATTGAAAAAGGTCCAAAGAATCCTTTAACTTCGTTTACAATAGTATTTGTAATTGTTGATATTTGTATTACAGTTCCTGTACCTGGATTTCCTGTAACGTAATTAGCAACATAAATATTCCCACCATCAGGTGTAATTGCTATTGCTGCCGGTGCTGCAGGAAATACACCGTAAGGATGTAATTGTATTCTTTCCACAATTACTTCGTGTTCCAAATCAACTACAGTAACTGTATTACCTTCACCAGAAGGTCTTGTAGAGATAGCTCCATAATTAATCACATAACCGACTTTAGTATAAGGGTGAATTACCATTGCTGAAGGTCCGTTAAATCCATCAATTACGCCAGTAACTTCATTTGTTTGAGTATCTATTACACTTATTGTTGTGCTATTTGAGTTTGCTACATAAAGTTTGCTTTCATCCTGAGATAAAGTAAGCCCAAAAGGCTGATTAAAAGAACTATCTGAGATAGTTTTTAATGGCATAAAAGTATTTCCGTCAATTACTGTTACAGAATCACTACCTCCTATGGAGTAATTGTTACTATTTGCAACGTATAAATGTTTAGAACTTGATTTCATTGCCATAGCAGCTGGACTAACTCCAACATTAGCTGTTGCTATTACACTTCCATCTAATTTAGGCTCAATCTGAATCGTTTTATTTGTATCCATTTTAATAAGTTTAGTTATTACTTTCCTTGTAACTTTTCAGTTAATTTCTAATTAGTTGAAAAGTTTATTTTTAATTGTTAATCAAATTTGAAGAAATAAAGCGCTGATTTGTAAAAAAATAGAATGAGCGATCGGATTTTTAGTATGAGGATTATTATTTAAGGTATGGGAATAGGATGTTGAAAGATGTTATATGGTTTTATTTAGATTGTATGATATAAGTCTTTACTTTTAGCACATCTTTTTTGATATTTGTAATATGAAAAAAATATTGAAGCCTACACCAGATGAATATTATGTAAATGAGCAAGGCTATAGAGTTTTTAAGGAAGAATATCATTTAAGAAGAGGTTACTGTTGTAAAAGCGGATGTAAGCATTGTCCATATGGTTACGATAAGAAAACAGATAGCTTTAAAAAAGTGTGACTTTTTCATAAATAAAGTATCAAAACAATAAACAAGTTTAAAATGATGAAAAGAGTAGTATTATTTTTCGTGGCATTACAGTTTGTTGCCTGTGCAGAATTACAAAAAATCGCAAGTCAATTGCCTCAAGGAGGAGCTTTAACTCAGGAGCAAATTGGAGCAGGATTACGTCAAGCATTGGATAACGGAATTCAACATCAAGTTTCGAAACTTACTGCTAAAGATGGATTTTACAGAAACGAACTTGTTAAAATTTTACTTCCTAAGGAACTACAAGCTGTTGATAAAGGATTACGTAAAATTGGTTTAAGTAGTTTAGCAGATGAAGGTATTAAGGCTTTAAATAGAGCAGCGGAAGATGCTGTTAAAACAGCTACACCGATTTTTGTAAGTGCTGTTAAGGATATTACGTTTAATGATGCTAAAAATATCTTATTAGGAAACGATAATGCCGCGACTTCTTATTTACAAGGAAAAACAAATTCTGCACTTTATAATAAGTTTAATCCAGTAATTAAAAATTCTTTCGGTAAAGTAGGGGCAGATAAGATTTGGGCAAATTTGATCAACAAATACAATAGCATTCCTTTTGTTTCAAAAGTAAATCCAGATTTAACAGATTATGTTACGACAGAGGCGTTAGAAGGAGTGTTTACTATGATTGCAGTTGAAGAAAAAGGAATTAGAAATAAGATAGGTTTACGTAATACAGATTTGCTGAGACGCGTTTTTGCGCTTCAGGATAATAGATAGTGTTAAATGTTTGAATTTCAGATTTTTATTGTTATATTTAATGTGAATTACTAACTAACAAATGTCACGCGTAATACAACTAAATCGATACAAGCAACACTTGGAAGAACGATACACTAAACTAGTGGAACGTTCTAAAGATTACAGATACGTTGATGAGGCAAAAAGTGATATGGCATCTTACAAAGCAATGAAAATTCGAGAAAAAATTAATAGAGTAAATTACTTAGACAATTCTCTCGTGTAATTTTTTGAAATAATCGAAAGCTTTTAACATTCTGCTGCCGTACCATGAAAATAGTTCTCCATCAACGAATACTGTTTTAGCATGATGAGTACATCTTCCAATTTCAAAAGCATGTTCTTCTTTGAAAGGATAGGGTTCTGATGAAAGAAAAACTAAATCAGGGTCACCTTCGAGACGTATTTTTTTCAGCGCGACTTCAGGATATCTTTCTTTGTTCTGATATATGTTTTCAAACTTATTTAGCTCAAGAATATGATTTATAAAGGTATTGTTCGCGGCAACCATCCATGGATTTCTCCATATAAAATAGGCTACTTTTTTAGGTTGAATATCTTTCATGAATTCTGCGAAGTCAGCTAACTTAAAATTTAATTTTTGTATGATATTCTTAGCTTCTGTTCTACATGAAAAAAACGAACCGTAGGTTTCAATAAGTTGAATTGAGTCTGATAACGTATAAATTTCGGAAACATGAACTTCAGCTATTTCAGAACATGCCTCCACAATTTCTTTTGTGTTTTCTTCTTTATTACAAAGAATAATATCAGGATTTAGAGCTTTTATTTTATCTAGCTTAATATTCTTTGTGCCACCAACAATAGTTTTGGTTTGTTTTAAATGAAAAGGGTGTACACAAAATTTTGTGATACCAACTATATTATCTTCTAATCCCAAGTCAAATAAAAGTTCAGTTTGACTTGGAACTAGAGATATAATTCTTTTATAATTTTTCACTTTTGAAGTGTCTTTGATGATAATCTTAATTTTTAAGATTTACAACTGCAGTACTATTAGTTTTGTATGGATATCCTCTCCAGAAAAAACCTCCTTTATTATACTTCCAAACTACTTCTTTAGATGCTGTTACTTCCCAGTACCCAAAGTCTCCTTCAGTAATAATAGTGTTTCCATTTTCAGTTCTGTAAGCACCCGAAACTTTAGAAGAGAATAAGTTTGAATCAGTAAATGACCATACAGAAGTAGGAGCAGTATTAAAGTCGAAAGGAGTAGGAAGTTGTAATTCATGAACCACAGATTGACTTTGTGCAGATCCGTTGTTAAAAATTAACATATTACCAGCTCCTGGTAAGTTATCATTAATAATGTTACAGGCGTGATTGTTAGAGAATAACTGTGTTCCAGTGTTTTTTGAAGTGGAAGGATTACCAAATCGATATAATAAGTTTCCTCCTTTATTATAATTTCCTCCTGTATCAGTTTTTGCTTGATCAGTAGTAGTACTATGATCGATTACCCAAACTTCGTGATAGAAATTAACACTAATAAAAATGATATCATTTTTTTCATCATATTCTATAGCATTTGCATGCATGATATCACCATTATCTAAGTTATTAAAGTTAATATCTATTAATTGTGGATTATTTGAAACTGAACCAAAATTCATTTTTGTGTTATCCACATCTTGAATCAAATGATCCCAAGAACTCCATTTCCAAACAATTTGATTAGTTGAAGGATTAACTTCAATTACCGATTCGATATACACATCTTTATCTAATTGATATCCTCTGTCTTGAGCATCAGCAGCTGTTTTCTTTTCCCAAACTAATGCAATAATATTTCCATTTGGAAGTCTTTCTATATCATGGTGTAAATTATAATCTTCTGTAGAGTATACAAATTGCCAATCAATAGTATTATCAGGGTTAATGACTTGTATTTGCCCACCAGAACCACCAAATATAATTTTATCGTCATCTGTTTTTAATAGCGCTAATAGTTTTCCGCTATCTTCTAAATATGCATCATTTCCAAGTTCGTTAGTTAACGTCCATTCGTGAAATTTTTTACCATCTTTTTGTAATAAATAAACTTCGTCTGCACCAGCATCTGAAACTAAAACAAGATTATCACTTATTTTCTCTGGTTCGTATACTAAAACTTCATCGGTTAACTCAGGAACAACAGGAGCTTTTTCTGTATCATCAGAACATGACCAAAATAATAAAGCAGCTGTTAGGGTAAGGAATAAATTATTTTTCATTGTGTTAATTAAAGTTTGAATGGCAATTTACGATAAATTTAAAATTTCTTCCATCTGATTCTGAAGGGCTGCCGCTTTTTCAGACGAAGCTTTAGCGAAATCCTTACCATTACCAGCATAAATAATTCCTCTAGAAGAATTGATTAATAAACCAATATTTTCATTCATTCCATATTTGCAAACATCCTGTAAGTTACCTCCTTGTGCACCAACACCTGGAACTAATAAAAAGCTATCAGGAATAATCTGTCTAATATCACTTAAATATTCAGCTTTAGTAGCGCCAACAACATACATTAAGTTCGATGAATTTTGCCATGTTTTAGAAGTTTCTAAAACTTTCTTATACACTTCTTTATGATCAATTTTTTGTGTTTGAAAATCAAATGCTCCTTGATTTGACGTAAGAGCAAGC
This genomic window from Tenacibaculum sp. 190524A05c contains:
- a CDS encoding glycoside hydrolase family 19 protein; its protein translation is MKFKLRGSTNLLKIVLSLGISISLWNCNNDDYDKLTTNEHTNHEEYKNPFQKISYSELVSDYDFGHNIKLIEKHSDDLIINKQALKSLNKNNDYKKVKLSILKTQVIKIEKNNTMTWTFELERNLFKKSDFENFVVRKSNGTFTYFLISYSDTKHNSTQGKGSSFSFEIAEENLDLEDIPLQSRGNALDWAPTDDGGGGIDTSDPCEGIWIPEYKKCDSQGNADGHGPAIQLDGSYCSGSELLGYIIDFSHCTGGTYNTPNGPSHDSTDPGNPTGSTGGGGNTSDIANSSGNDNDNNSETLVSTPIDPDENNRCPDGFIKNPSTGKCESICKGGKIYDPVTKKCNCPDGKKEDSNGNCVDDCDTTKKDLKKIFPDATDSNLEKIANHINTYGREFGIDNKEKLRHFLAQAGHESKRMKAFEENLNYQWKKLAKDYWRKYFNLHTDGDKDPNKEDPNDYKRSSTSLYVNVEKFANHVYDDANRDEAYKLGNTSAGDGYKYRGRGIIQLTGKSNYKEFNTFYQEEYDSTKDLVNNPDILKTDMKIAVISALWFFKNKVIDELKIDGTTTVTMVTNKVNGGYNGLEDRKELYNKAKTNIDCK
- a CDS encoding LysR family transcriptional regulator, with the translated sequence MSYQLELRHLKYFLAVAEELHFRKAADRLFISQPGLSRQIKQMEDDLGIQLFERHNRKVVLTPSGRYLKSELTRNLKNLDNIINHAKLIHDGKQGKLEFGYVGSAMQEIIPNVLVKFKEKHPDVQFGLTEMDNQKQIDNLLHQKIDIGFVRLDTVPRGLTIQPIIKENFCLVLPKNHQINSKNFKSLQELKNESFILFDPSYSPSYYEKVMQIFTDSGFTPIVSHNTIHAASIYKLVENGFGLSIVPKSLQLGYNMNVQFIELDNINQHTTLSVVWDEHNRNPVLQSLINTIQNSF
- the hutH gene encoding histidine ammonia-lyase, giving the protein MFKYGIDHLTVDKVLAIANNDLKAEITDEAKKKVNECRKKVETMANSDAAVYGINTGFGPLCDVQITPEETSKLQENLLITHAVGVGEPIDKLLSKIMMICKVHALCQGFSGVRLEMINRIIYFIENNILPVVPEQGSVGASGDLAPLSHLFLPLLGEGEFWVEDQILPAKEVLANHNLKPLTLMAKEGLGLINGTQFILSHAIIGLKKMEYLLDLADVAGTMSLEGFQGSASPFRAELHAIRPFEGNIKVAERIRMLLKDSQNVENHLECDRVQDPYSIRCMPQVHGASRNAFNHLNDLAQIEMNSVTDNPIVLSETEAISGGNFHGQPLAMVLDYASIAAAELGNISDRRSYLLLEGKYGLPRLLTEAGGLNSGFMIPQYTTAALVTENKSLCFPPSADSVPTSLGQEDHVSMGSISGRKFNQILGNLEKILAIELMYAAQAMEFRRPNTFSEIIESNFKLIRSKVAKLEEDRVLKDDINAMISLVRGKEFIVV
- a CDS encoding urocanate hydratase yields the protein MTFKEQIKQGIPSVLPSKKEYDTTINHAPKRKEILTKEEKQLALKNALRYFDKKHHEELLPEFSEELEKYGRIYMYRFRPDYKMKARAIEEYPGKSTQAKSIMLMIQNNLDYAVAQHPHELITYGGNGGVFQNWAQYLLTMQYLSEMTDEQTLVMYSGHPMGLFPSNKNAPRVVVTNGMMIPNYSQPDDWEKFNALGVTQYGQMTAGSYMYIGPQGIVHGTTITVLNGFRKIGKSPKGNVFVTAGLGGMSGAQPKAGNIAGCITVCAEVNEKAVHTRHSQGWVDEVISDADLLVERVQKAKENKEVVSIAYLGNVVEVWEKFDEANVYVDLGSDQTSLHNPWAGGYYPVGLSLEEANDMMANNPEEFKVKVQESLRRQAEAINKHTAKGTYFFDYGNAFLLESSRAGAEVMNENPTLGREFKYPSYVQDIMGPMCFDYGFGPFRWVCASGKPKDLAKTDQIACEVLEEIMKDSPKEIQQQMADNIQWIKGAQENKLVVGSQARILYADAEGRIKIAKAFNKAIKKGKIGPVVLGRDHHDVSGTDSPYRETSNIYDGSRFTADMAIHNVIGDSFRGATWVSIHNGGGVGWGEVINGGFGMLLDGTKGASKRLKSMLFWDVNNGIARRSWARNEEAVFAIKRAMQAENKLKVTLPNLVDDSLFNNF
- a CDS encoding DUF4136 domain-containing protein, whose amino-acid sequence is MKYVKFLPFLVFLITSCSSVRVATDYDTKANFNQYQTFAFYKPGIDKAPISDLDKKRIMRAIEAELLAKGMQKSSTPDVLVSLFTKSRERINVNDNWGWGFGWGWNPWMWGGAGRLNVNQYTEGTLFIDIIDASKKELIWQGIGSGALAFRNIEKREARIKEFVKEILEKYPPGSDKK
- a CDS encoding DUF5522 domain-containing protein, which encodes MKKILKPTPDEYYVNEQGYRVFKEEYHLRRGYCCKSGCKHCPYGYDKKTDSFKKV
- a CDS encoding DUF4197 domain-containing protein; translated protein: MMKRVVLFFVALQFVACAELQKIASQLPQGGALTQEQIGAGLRQALDNGIQHQVSKLTAKDGFYRNELVKILLPKELQAVDKGLRKIGLSSLADEGIKALNRAAEDAVKTATPIFVSAVKDITFNDAKNILLGNDNAATSYLQGKTNSALYNKFNPVIKNSFGKVGADKIWANLINKYNSIPFVSKVNPDLTDYVTTEALEGVFTMIAVEEKGIRNKIGLRNTDLLRRVFALQDNR
- a CDS encoding Lacal_2735 family protein, which codes for MSRVIQLNRYKQHLEERYTKLVERSKDYRYVDEAKSDMASYKAMKIREKINRVNYLDNSLV
- a CDS encoding helical backbone metal receptor, with amino-acid sequence MKNYKRIISLVPSQTELLFDLGLEDNIVGITKFCVHPFHLKQTKTIVGGTKNIKLDKIKALNPDIILCNKEENTKEIVEACSEIAEVHVSEIYTLSDSIQLIETYGSFFSCRTEAKNIIQKLNFKLADFAEFMKDIQPKKVAYFIWRNPWMVAANNTFINHILELNKFENIYQNKERYPEVALKKIRLEGDPDLVFLSSEPYPFKEEHAFEIGRCTHHAKTVFVDGELFSWYGSRMLKAFDYFKKLHERIV